The following is a genomic window from Pseudomonas sp. FP2335.
TGTTCGACAACGTGGCGTTCGGCCTGCGCATGAAACCGAAAAACCAGCGCCCGAGCGAAAGCCAGATCGCCAGCAAGGTCCACGAACTGCTGAACATGGTGCAGCTGGATTGGTTGTCGGATCGTTACCCGGAACAACTCTCCGGTGGCCAGCGCCAGCGTATCGCCCTGGCCCGCGCCCTGGCGGTGGAGCCCAAAGTGCTGCTGCTCGACGAACCCTTCGGCGCCCTCGACGCCAAGGTACGCAAGGAGCTGCGCCGCTGGCTGGCGCGTCTGCACGAAGACATCAACCTGACCTCGGTGTTCGTGACCCACGACCAGGAAGAGGCCATGGAAGTTGCCGACCGTATCGTGGTGATGAACAAGGGCGTGATCGAGCAGATCGGCTCACCGGGCGACGTCTACGAAAACCCGGCCAGCGATTTCGTCTATCACTTCCTCGGTGATTCGAACCGTCTGCACCTGGGCGAAGACAATCATGTGTTGTTCCGCCCGCATGAAGTGTCGCTGTCGCGCCATGAACTGGAAGACCACCACGCCGCCGAAGTGCGCGACATCCGCCCCCTGGGCGCGACCACGCGGGTGACGTTGAAAGTGGAAGGCCAGAGCGAACTGATCGAAGCTGAAGTGGTTAAAGACCACGACAGCCTCACGGGTCTGGCCCGTGGCGAGACCCTGTTCTTCAAGCCCAAGGTCTGGCAAAAAGCCTAAGAACCCACCGCCAGGCCCAATCTGGAATGGGACCAGACTGTGGGAGCGGGCTTGCTCGCGAATGCAGTGTGTCAGTCAATGCAGTTGGTACTGATACACCGCCTTCGCGAGCAAGCCCGCTCCCACATCTAGACCTTTCTCGGCTCAAGATCGCGGCGCGTCACAGGGCCCGACCGTGCTTCGATCTGCTGCTTGAGGTCATGGCGCAGCCCCAGCAGAAACGCCAACTCGGCCACCACAAACAACGGCCCGACGATCAACCCCGACACGTCATCCACAAACGCGGGCTTTTTGCCTTCGTAGTAGTGCCCGACAAACTGGATCACCCAGCCCACCACAAACATCCCGATGCCGCTGCCGAGCCACACCGCTGTGCTCTGCGCCGCCAGCACATGCCCGGCCCACACCGACAAGCCCATCAGCACCGTCATCAGTGCACCCAGCGCCAGTTCCAGGCGCAGGTAAAACACTGCGCTGAACAACGCGAGAAGAACCGCCGGTGAAATCCACAGCCCAGCCACCGCCCATTCCGGGCGTGACAGCAGCACGGCCACTGCGACGACAATCAACGGGATGCCGATAAAGTGGCTGGCGATATTGCGTGGGTCGCGGTGGTAGGCGGCGTATTGGCTAAGATGCTCGACGAGGCTTTTCATTCTTGTTCCTCCTGTAGGATGTTTGATCATGCTCTGTCAGTCGTTGCCTGACTGTCAGTTGGGCGACAATCTCTGGAGTTCCCATGGACGCAGCTCAATGGCACGCGCGGCTCGCCGCCGGTCACTGGTTCAGCCACCTGCCTACAGCGTTTCAGCATAGCTTGCTGGCTCACGCCCGATTGCGCTCGCTGGTGGCTGGGCAATGCCTGTTCAAACGCGGTGATCCACCCTGCGGCCTGTATGCGGTGCTGGACGGCAGCCTGCGCATCAGCGCGGTGAACGAACACGGCAAGGAGGCGGTATTGAGCCTGGTGGAGTCGCCGTTCTGGTTCGGCGAAATCTGCCTGTTCGACGGCCTGCCGCGTACCCACGACGCCAGCGCCGTCGGGCCGTGCACGCTATTGCAGGTGCCGCAGCAGGCGCTGCTCGGCATTCTTGAGCAAAACCCCCGGTATTGGCGCGACCTGGCCTTACTGATGAGCCAGAAACTGCGCCTGAGTTTTATCGGCCTGGAACACCTGAGCCTGATGCCCGCCTCGGTGCGCCTGGCCCATCGTTTGCTGATGATGGTCGCGGGCTACGGCGACATCGAGCCCTCACGGCGCAGCGTGCAACTGCCCCAGGAAGACCTCGCCGCGATGCTCAGCCTGTCACGCCAGACCACCAACGCCCTGCTCAAGGACCTGCAAGCCCGAGGCATCGTGCGCCTGGGCTACGGCGCAATCGAAATCCTCGACGCCGAGCGCCTGCGGGAGGCGGCGCACACCTGAGGGTGTTAGCCTGCAGGCCTGATCAATCGAGGTGTGTTATGCGCGTGCTGTTAGTGGAACATGAATCCGATGAGGCACAGCAGATGGCCCAGGGCCTGAACGAGGCGGGCTACAGCGTGGAAGTCGCGGCCAACGGCATGGCGGCCCAGCGCTTTGTGGAAAGCAGCGAGTACGATCTGGTGATCCTGGATGTGATGCTGCCGGGGCTGAATGCCTGGAAGTTGCAGCAGTCGATTCGCCAGAAGGGCGACACGCCGCTGTTGTTCCTGACCACGCCCGGTGGAATTGAAGACCGCCTGCGCGGGTTGGAACTGCATGAGGATGACTACTTGCTCAAGCCGTTCGCGGCCAAGGCGTTGGTGGCGCGGGTGCGCAACGTGTTACGGCGTGATCGTGGGCGTTGACGGTACTGGCGCCATCGCGGGCAAGCCCGCTCCCACATTTGATTGCATTCCAAGGTTGGAACCCGGTCACCTGTGGGAGCGGGCTTGCCCGCGATGAGGCCCTCAACCCCCCCATAAATCCCGCTACCGCAACCCATCCCGGAACTGCCCCGGCGTCACCCCCGTCCAGCGCTTGAACGCGCGGCTGAAACTGCTGGTATCGGCAAACCCGAGCAAATGACTGATCTCCGCCAACGAGCATTGCGGGTCCCGCAAGTGCAGCAACGCCAGATTCTCCCGGCACTCGTTGAGCAGCGCATCAAACCGACAGCCTTCATCCGCCAGATGCCGCTGCAAACTGCGCAGGCTCAAGTGCAACGCCTGGGCAACCCGCTCCGCGCTCGGCTCGCCGTCGGGCAGTTGCGCTTCGATCACCCGGCGCACCCTGCGCTCCCAGGTCAGCGGTTGCAGTTGCGCGAGGGTGCGCTTGAGCACGGTTTCATTGTGTTCGGCCAGCTCGGGGTTGGCGTCGTCGAGGTGGCTGTCGAAGTCCTGGGCGGCGAATTCCAGGCGGTCTTCCTCGGCGGCAAAAAACACCGGCGCGCGAAACACCGTGTGCCACGGCGTGGGGTCAGCCGGCTGCGGGCGCCGCAAG
Proteins encoded in this region:
- a CDS encoding DUF962 domain-containing protein: MKSLVEHLSQYAAYHRDPRNIASHFIGIPLIVVAVAVLLSRPEWAVAGLWISPAVLLALFSAVFYLRLELALGALMTVLMGLSVWAGHVLAAQSTAVWLGSGIGMFVVGWVIQFVGHYYEGKKPAFVDDVSGLIVGPLFVVAELAFLLGLRHDLKQQIEARSGPVTRRDLEPRKV
- a CDS encoding Crp/Fnr family transcriptional regulator, whose translation is MDAAQWHARLAAGHWFSHLPTAFQHSLLAHARLRSLVAGQCLFKRGDPPCGLYAVLDGSLRISAVNEHGKEAVLSLVESPFWFGEICLFDGLPRTHDASAVGPCTLLQVPQQALLGILEQNPRYWRDLALLMSQKLRLSFIGLEHLSLMPASVRLAHRLLMMVAGYGDIEPSRRSVQLPQEDLAAMLSLSRQTTNALLKDLQARGIVRLGYGAIEILDAERLREAAHT
- a CDS encoding AraC family transcriptional regulator is translated as MPEATSLASWTRALRKQLDALGLDSAALCIAAGLDPQLMDDPNARYPLSATTRLWALAVQASGDPAIGLRVSRFVSPTTFHALGYALVASGSLREVFERIVRYHQVVSDALTLELSGDGERYRFRLLQPQGSPAPAFEAIDAFAAIYVRTCRNRLGRDYAPLAVYLRRPQPADPTPWHTVFRAPVFFAAEEDRLEFAAQDFDSHLDDANPELAEHNETVLKRTLAQLQPLTWERRVRRVIEAQLPDGEPSAERVAQALHLSLRSLQRHLADEGCRFDALLNECRENLALLHLRDPQCSLAEISHLLGFADTSSFSRAFKRWTGVTPGQFRDGLR
- a CDS encoding response regulator transcription factor translates to MRVLLVEHESDEAQQMAQGLNEAGYSVEVAANGMAAQRFVESSEYDLVILDVMLPGLNAWKLQQSIRQKGDTPLLFLTTPGGIEDRLRGLELHEDDYLLKPFAAKALVARVRNVLRRDRGR
- a CDS encoding sulfate/molybdate ABC transporter ATP-binding protein, with product MSIEVRNVSKNFNAFKALNSINLDIQSGELVALLGPSGCGKTTLLRIIAGLETPDDGSIVFHGEDVSGHDVRDRNVGFVFQHYALFRHMTVFDNVAFGLRMKPKNQRPSESQIASKVHELLNMVQLDWLSDRYPEQLSGGQRQRIALARALAVEPKVLLLDEPFGALDAKVRKELRRWLARLHEDINLTSVFVTHDQEEAMEVADRIVVMNKGVIEQIGSPGDVYENPASDFVYHFLGDSNRLHLGEDNHVLFRPHEVSLSRHELEDHHAAEVRDIRPLGATTRVTLKVEGQSELIEAEVVKDHDSLTGLARGETLFFKPKVWQKA